A portion of the Phyllopteryx taeniolatus isolate TA_2022b chromosome 15, UOR_Ptae_1.2, whole genome shotgun sequence genome contains these proteins:
- the skor2 gene encoding SKI family transcriptional corepressor 2 encodes MDKSHLSNPSDIIMTNSTGPYPQEPLTPPRPTHHHSSSSLSSPSPSSSSSPLKPNQVGQVILYGVPIVSLVIDNNDRLCLAQISNTLLKNYSYNEIHNRRVALGITCVQCTPVQLEILRRAGAMPISSRRCGMITKREAQRLCKSFLGENIPPKLPDNFAFDVTHECAWGCRGNFIPARYNSSRAKCIKCSFCNMYFSPNKFIFHSHRTPDAKYTQPDAANFNSWRRHLKLSDKHPADELIYAWEDVKAMFNGGSRKRALPSAGHCHSMGPVKTLGSVVPHMMGGDLGAQKRAHFEDEDDLEGGGLSPRKTPRSYPVIPVPSKGFGMLQKFPPTSIFPSPYPFPAFGLCQQKKEDSDVSAGHKGTGLSGLLWPGRKDTFYPPFCMFWPPRAAGGIPVPTYLQPQPSLSSLADNPSLRQAFLDLSDSSEPGAPAGNAVTTNVTPNNGSAASRSALFDPDCTMITPDLRPVTSESWLKLLENPTLQTRKPSYGSAFRPVIKDAESITKLHSNGGSVTGVTDEDLGIAVTGSDRHPRLSPSSSCSYGSESGGEGEAEGRESEEDGEVDVESSKQEDEEEDGGFAGRPPQTQTNLFLPTVSNSAREDRGNERGSVAAYPSTSPPSSVDPIRQESPSLPASSPASLPLSGSSPLHREDPTYKNVEKNRNEGLPAYATKDSMSDENKEQTSFFGAENETSVPAPDYWRESSGDQSQGAPSPVQLKKDVENMEKEELQKVLLEQIDFRRRLEQEFHALKGTSPFPVFHNFQDQMKRELAYREEMVQHLQMIPYANIIRKEKISSHLNK; translated from the exons ATGGACAAGTCCCATCTTTCCAACCCTAGTGACATCATCATGACAAACTCAACAGGTCCCTACCCGCAGGAACCCCTGACTCCTCCCCGGCCCACCCACCACCACTCCTCGTCTTCCTTATCTTCGCCCTCACCTTCGTCTTCCTCCTCGCCCCTCAAGCCCAATCAGGTCGGCCAGGTCATCCTGTACGGCGTTCCGATTGTGTCGCTGGTCATCGATAACAACGACAGACTTTGCTTGGCGCAGATTTCCAACACGCTCCTCAAAAACTACAGTTACAACGAGATCCATAACCGCCGCGTGGCACTGGGCATCACCTGTGTCCAGTGCACTCCTGTTCAGCTGGAAATCCTCCGCCGCGCCGGGGCCATGCCCATCTCGTCACGCCGCTGCGGCATGATCACCAAACGCGAGGCCCAGCGCCTCTGCAAGTCCTTCCTGGGAGAGAACATACCTCCCAAGCTGCCCGACAACTTCGCCTTCGACGTGACGCATGAGTGCGCCTGGGGTTGCCGCGGTAACTTCATCCCCGCACGCTACAACAGCTCACGGGCCAAATGCATCAAGTGCTCCTTCTGCAATATGTACTTCTCCCCAAATAAGTTCATTTTTCATTCCCACCGTACGCCAGACGCCAAGTACACTCAGCCTGACGCTGCCAACTTCAACTCCTGGCGGCGGCACCTCAAACTTAGCGACAAACACCCAGCTGACGAGCTCATTTACGCTTGGGAAGATGTGAAGGCTATGTTCAACGGAGGAAGTCGGAAGAGGGCGTTGCCCTCTGCGGGCCACTGTCATTCCATGGGTCCCGTGAAGACCCTAGGCTCGGTGGTACCTCACATGATGGGAGGCGACCTGGGCGCGCAGAAAAGAGCACACTTTGAAGATGAAGACGACCTTGAAGGAGGTGGTTTGTCCCCCCGTAAGACACCGCGTAGTTATCCCGTCATCCCCGTCCCGAGCAAAGGCTTCGGCATGCTCCAAAAGTTTCCCCCCACGTCGATTTTCCCATCTCCTTACCCCTTCCCAGCCTTCGGCCTCTGCCAGCAGAAAAAAGAGGATAGTGATGTTTCAGCCGGACACAAAGGGACGGGACTGTCGGGTCTTTTATGGCCCGGACGTAAGGACACTTTTTATCCTCCCTTTTGCATGTTTTGGCCCCCGAGAGCAGCAGGTGGGATCCCTGTGCCCACGTACCTGCAGCCTCAGCCCAGCCTCTCCTCCCTGGCTGACAATCCTTCCCTTCGGCAAGCCTTCTTGGATCTGTCTGACTCCTCTGAACCTGGAGCTCCAGCTGGCAACGCCGTCACTACAAACGTGACCCCCAATAACGGGAGCGCCGCATCTAGATCTGCTCTCTTTGACCCCGATTGTACAATGATAACCCCTGACCTTCGGCCTGTGACTTCGGAGAGCTGGCTCAAACTCTTAGAAAACCCAACACTCCAAACCAGGAAGCCCAGCTACGGCTCAGCCTTCCGCCCTGTCATCAAAGATGCAGAGAGCATCACTAAGCTCCACAGTAACGGAGGAAGCGTCACCGGGGTGACAGATGAGGACTTGGGGATCGCCGTCACAGGGTCGGACCGCCACCCACGGCTCTCGCCCAGCAGCAGCTGTAGTTACGGCAGCGAAAGCGGGGGCGAAGGAGAAGCGGAGGGAAGGGAAAGCGAGGAGGACGGGGAGGTGGACGTGGAGTCCTCTAAGCaggaagacgaagaagaagatggGGGCTTCGCCGGGCGGCCCCCGCAGACTCAAACAAACCTGTTCCTGCCCACAGTGAGCAACAGTGCCAGGGAGGACCGGGGGAATGAGAGGGGGAGTGTTGCGGCATATCCAAGCACCTCCCCTCCCTCCTCTGTGGACCCCATCCGACAGGAGTCCCCCAGCCTGCCCGCCTCATCGCCCGCCAGCCTGCCACTCTCCGGCTCCAGCCCCTTGCACAGAGAAGACCCAACTTACAAAAAC GTagagaaaaacagaaatgaaGGACTACCTGCCTACGCAACCAAAGACTCCATGTCAG ATGAAAACAAAGAGCAGACCAGCTTCTTTGGAGCCGAGAATGAGACATCAGTACCAGCACCGGACTACTGGAGGGAAAGCTCAG GTGATCAAAGTCAAGGGGCTCCGTCTCCTGTGCAACTTAAGAAGGATGTAGAGAATATGGAGAAAG AGGAGCTCCAGAAAGTTCTGCTGGAGCAGATAGACTTTAGGAGGAGACTGGAGCAAGAGTTTCATGCTCTGAAGGGCACATCCCCATTTCCTGTCTTCC ATAATTTCCAAGACCAGATGAAAAGAGAGCTAGCGTACAGAGAAGAGATGGTCCAGCATTTACAGATG ATTCCGTATGCAAACATCATTAGAAAAGAAAAGATCAGCTCCCATCTTAATAAGTAG